The proteins below are encoded in one region of Brassica napus cultivar Da-Ae unplaced genomic scaffold, Da-Ae ScsIHWf_2614;HRSCAF=3363, whole genome shotgun sequence:
- the LOC111213010 gene encoding uncharacterized protein LOC111213010, whose translation MVGIFSIFSVSRSGHRRTQSGIDDRGALPPNTDLVASLNNLADSTHGIEVNTEFEPLEHPIEPLDNDQPIQCPLPEPSILNDGRIWKERVLASMRRRGELAIAQDGVDVESDDGSVTKPSPTSQYNPNRRFSPSLSAPEHHMLNLLEECKASGTI comes from the exons ATGGTTGGCATTTTCTCCATATTTTCTGTTAGTAGAAGCGGCCATAGGAGAACACAAAGTGGCATC GATGACAGGGGAGCATTGCCTCCAAATACTGATCTTGTTGCTTCACTTAATAACCTAGCCGATTCAACTCATGGGATCGAAGTAAACACAGAGTTCGAACCGCTGGAACACCCGATTGAGCCATTGGACAATGATCAACCCATCCAGTGTCCACTCCCTGAGCCATCCATTCTCAAT GATGGGAGAATATGGAAAGAGAGAGTGTTGGCTTCAATGAGGAGACGAGGCGAGTTGGCCATTGCTCAAGATGGAGTAGATGTAGAATCTGATGATGGTTCTGTGACAAAACCATCGCCGACTAGCCAATACAATCCCAACCGTCGGTTCTCACCATCTCTTAGTGCTCCTGAACACCACATGCTTAATCTACTAGAAGAATGCAAAGCTTCTGGTACAATCTAA